The Pseudodesulfovibrio alkaliphilus DNA segment ATGCCCGTGTACCCCGGCGACGAGGCCACGGAAATCCGCTGCACCGCCGAGATCCATCAAGACGGCTACGCCCAGACCTCCCTGGCCATGACCTGCCACGCGGGCACTCATGTGGACATCGCGGCCCACGCCTTTGCCGACGCACCCGGCCTGGACCGCCTCGGCCCCGGCAATTTCACGGGCTGGGGCGCGGTGGTGGACCTGACCGGCCTGACCGGGGGCACGGATTCCGGGCTGCGAATAGACCAGACCCATCTGGCCCGGCTGGCCGACATGGACGGACTCGACTTCGCGCTCTTGCGCACCGGGTGGGACGCCCGCTGGGGCCGCGACGGATATTATCGCGACTAC contains these protein-coding regions:
- a CDS encoding cyclase family protein, whose translation is MRAIDLSHIIETGMPVYPGDEATEIRCTAEIHQDGYAQTSLAMTCHAGTHVDIAAHAFADAPGLDRLGPGNFTGWGAVVDLTGLTGGTDSGLRIDQTHLARLADMDGLDFALLRTGWDARWGRDGYYRDYPTLTATACRFLAGLELKGVGLDTPSPDPVNGTTEAHAILLNHGLIIVENLQNLGELPPEGFLFCCLPLRIRNGEGSPVRATALVF